One region of Triticum aestivum cultivar Chinese Spring chromosome 6B, IWGSC CS RefSeq v2.1, whole genome shotgun sequence genomic DNA includes:
- the LOC123133837 gene encoding uncharacterized protein — MSSNRTDREKSCCGSLFTFLVAAGFVILIYWAIFQPHHIRATVSSATLTNLTVAPDNATVSYRLTVGLELYNPSLRVPIYYDALDAELRASGGASLGGPAARVASSPAEFLQRRKSADTVRLEFDGSSGVGVPDDVARELAREAGVGSVSFEVDVDARVRYRFASIKIRQKPRIWCWLTVPVKPEGGLRFGGALASGDRCSVKY; from the coding sequence ATGTCGTCCAACAGAACCGACCGCGAGAAATCCTGCTGCGGCAGCCTGTTCACCTTCCTCGTCGCTGCCGGCTTCGTCATCCTCATCTACTGGGCCATCTTCCAGCCGCACCACATCCGCGCGACGGTCAGCTCCGCCACGCTCACCAACCTCACCGTGGCCCCCGACAACGCCACCGTCTCCTACCGCCTCACCGTCGGGCTCGAGCTCTACAACCCCAGCCTCCGCGTCCCCATCTACTACGACGCCCTCGACGCGGAGCTCCGCGCCAGCGGCGGGGCCTCCCTCGGCGGCCCCGCTGCCCGCGtcgcctcgtcgccggcggagtTCCTGCAGCGCAGGAAGAGCGCCGACACGGTCAGGCTGGAGTTCGACGGGAGCAGCGGCGTCGGCGTCCCCGACGACGTCGCCAGGGAGCTGGCGAGGGAGGCGGGCGTGGGGTCCGTCAGCTTTGAGGTGGACGTGGATGCGCGGGTGCGCTACAGGTTCGCCAGCATCAAGATCCGCCAGAAGCCGAGGATTTGGTGCTGGCTCACGGTTCCGGTCAAGCCGGAGGGTGGCCTCCGTTTCGGCGGCGCTCTGGCCTCCGGCGACCGCTGTAGCGTTAAGTACTGA